In one Balneolales bacterium ANBcel1 genomic region, the following are encoded:
- a CDS encoding AMP-binding protein, whose product MNTQAPLFETPEVSSVQDMLIQSARHFEKRRALTDFSPTPINEATYGQLLHHVRVFGTALKKLGLKERAHIALIGENRVQWGVAYLTAACYNYVIVPVDKNLGKTEILNIIHESDAQAVIFSGGSSSHFESTHTSLKKIRHYIHMDLPESEGEFLSMKSLMDDIPAGKTVAMPKIDPDEMSIIVFTSGSLGRAKGVMLSQKNIVTDLMGMVRMVRLYPEDRFLSVLPIHHTYECTCGFLCPLYKGCSVWFARSLKTILDDLKVSKATIMLGVPLLYEKMYKNIRKGINEKAATRVLVPPMLNAAGLLKSLGWSDAPRKLFKSLHEKFGGNIRLFIAGGAAPDPEVAAGLRRMGFMFLQGYGLTETAPILTLNRLEAFKDEAAGLPLPGVALKIHEPDENGVGEVWAKGDNVMLGYYKNEQATRESISEDGWFRTGDLGHIDKDGFLHISGRKKNVIIAANGKNVFPEELEDLLNRSPYIQEVMVYGQSDSAYNEKIVAQIVVDGEALISRAEAKKKEITSEWIHETIRNEINKVNKQLASFKRIQDFIIREEEFAKTTTQKIKRYMVGKDPRPISTEEH is encoded by the coding sequence ATGAATACGCAAGCCCCGTTATTCGAGACCCCCGAAGTTTCTTCGGTGCAGGACATGCTGATTCAGTCAGCTCGCCATTTTGAAAAGCGCCGCGCACTCACCGACTTTTCCCCCACACCCATCAACGAAGCGACCTATGGACAGCTTCTCCACCATGTGAGGGTCTTCGGCACCGCGCTCAAAAAACTCGGACTCAAGGAGCGCGCTCACATCGCCCTGATCGGTGAAAACAGGGTGCAGTGGGGGGTCGCCTATCTTACGGCAGCCTGCTATAACTACGTCATCGTTCCGGTCGATAAAAACCTCGGGAAAACAGAAATTCTGAACATCATCCACGAATCAGATGCGCAAGCCGTCATTTTTTCCGGCGGATCCTCCTCACATTTTGAGAGCACACATACATCGCTCAAAAAAATTCGGCACTACATCCATATGGACCTGCCGGAATCGGAAGGTGAATTTCTCTCCATGAAATCGCTCATGGATGACATCCCTGCCGGAAAAACAGTGGCTATGCCGAAAATCGACCCGGATGAGATGAGCATTATCGTGTTCACTTCCGGATCGCTTGGCCGGGCCAAGGGGGTGATGCTTTCGCAGAAGAATATTGTTACGGATCTGATGGGGATGGTACGGATGGTGCGCCTCTACCCGGAAGACCGGTTCCTCTCCGTGCTCCCCATCCACCACACCTATGAATGTACCTGCGGTTTTCTATGTCCGCTGTACAAAGGATGCTCCGTCTGGTTTGCCCGGTCACTAAAAACCATCCTGGATGACCTCAAGGTGAGCAAAGCGACCATCATGCTGGGAGTGCCGCTTCTGTACGAAAAAATGTACAAAAACATCAGAAAGGGAATAAACGAGAAGGCAGCTACACGCGTGCTGGTCCCGCCCATGCTGAATGCCGCTGGACTGCTGAAGTCTCTGGGATGGTCGGATGCCCCCCGCAAGCTGTTCAAGTCGCTCCACGAAAAATTCGGTGGAAACATCCGGCTGTTTATTGCCGGGGGTGCCGCTCCCGACCCGGAAGTTGCAGCCGGGCTTCGCCGCATGGGCTTCATGTTTCTGCAGGGATACGGGCTGACCGAAACCGCACCCATTCTCACACTGAACCGGCTGGAAGCGTTCAAGGATGAAGCCGCCGGACTGCCGCTGCCCGGTGTCGCTCTGAAAATTCACGAACCCGACGAGAACGGGGTTGGCGAAGTCTGGGCCAAAGGCGATAACGTCATGCTGGGCTATTACAAAAACGAGCAGGCAACCCGCGAATCCATTTCAGAAGACGGATGGTTCCGCACCGGGGATCTGGGTCACATCGACAAGGACGGGTTCCTCCACATCAGCGGAAGAAAGAAAAATGTCATTATCGCGGCCAACGGCAAAAACGTCTTTCCCGAAGAGCTGGAAGATCTGCTGAACCGGAGCCCGTATATTCAGGAAGTGATGGTGTACGGCCAGTCTGATAGCGCATACAACGAAAAGATTGTCGCTCAGATCGTTGTCGATGGAGAAGCGCTCATCTCACGTGCCGAAGCGAAGAAAAAGGAGATCACCTCGGAGTGGATTCACGAAACCATCCGCAATGAAATCAACAAGGTGAACAAGCAGCTCGCCTCGTTCAAGCGGATACAGGACTTCATCATCCGGGAAGAGGAGTTTGCAAAAACAACCACGCAGAAGATCAAACGCTACATGGTGGGCAAGGATCCGCGACCGATCAGTACCGAAGAGCACTGA
- a CDS encoding AMP-binding protein gives MSLQPLKTKTLTALLERCITAYPEHPALGYAGEEATSYARLGEKVRLVASYLRDNGVGPGDRVAILSENSPNWGVAYFGITSLKAIAVPILNDFHPSEIHHILRHSGASALFVSERLYHKVEEFNLESLNAVILADNLSVISPDWSKDRLRRLYAEGSREMKRIKHMALQMAGLSSMDIAEDDPASIIYTSGTTGHSKGVMLSHGNIVSNAIATEKIVPIGKNDRLLSILPLPHVYECTLGLVLPMMIGASVSYVSKPPTAAVLLPALKQVRPTIMLSVPLIIEKMFKARILPEIRRKKVLRAAYKVPAVRKLIHRKAGKKLMETFGGCLTTFCIGGASLAPDVEVFLKEAGFPYAIGYGLTETSPLAAGTGASTVRLHATGKPLPGVEIRIDHEGKADADEEESERQERAAGGKKRKSEKKSGKTKKGPLDDGEILIRGHGVMLGYFNDPELTAETVDKDGWLRTGDLGAFDKDGYLYIRGRLKNMILGPSGENIYPESIESVLHRSDYVMESLVFKQDGRLVARVYLNYEKLDEEFAAMGCSEAEVRDEIRKLLVTLRDEVNASVASFARLAEVIEQSEPFEKTPTQKIKRYLYVNKG, from the coding sequence ATGAGTTTACAGCCTCTGAAAACAAAAACATTAACAGCGCTACTGGAGCGCTGTATAACCGCCTACCCGGAACACCCGGCATTGGGGTATGCCGGTGAGGAAGCCACAAGTTACGCCAGGCTGGGAGAGAAGGTGAGGCTGGTCGCCTCGTACCTTCGGGACAACGGCGTGGGTCCGGGTGACCGTGTGGCGATTTTAAGCGAAAACAGTCCGAACTGGGGCGTGGCCTACTTCGGGATCACTTCACTGAAGGCGATCGCCGTTCCGATCCTGAATGATTTTCATCCATCCGAAATCCATCACATTCTCCGCCACTCGGGTGCCAGCGCCCTTTTTGTCTCCGAGCGGCTGTATCACAAGGTAGAAGAGTTTAACCTTGAAAGTCTCAATGCGGTGATTCTGGCAGACAATCTGTCGGTGATATCACCCGACTGGAGCAAGGACCGCCTTCGGCGCCTGTATGCCGAAGGAAGCCGGGAAATGAAGCGGATCAAGCATATGGCTCTTCAGATGGCCGGATTGTCGTCCATGGATATCGCTGAAGATGATCCCGCATCCATCATATACACATCCGGAACCACCGGCCACTCCAAGGGAGTGATGCTGAGCCATGGCAATATTGTGAGCAATGCCATTGCCACAGAGAAGATTGTACCCATTGGCAAAAATGACCGGCTGTTGTCCATTCTGCCGCTTCCCCACGTGTACGAATGCACGCTTGGCCTGGTACTCCCCATGATGATCGGGGCATCCGTATCGTATGTGAGCAAGCCGCCGACCGCCGCTGTGCTGCTTCCGGCCCTCAAACAGGTGCGCCCGACCATTATGTTGTCGGTTCCGCTGATCATTGAAAAAATGTTCAAGGCAAGGATACTGCCGGAAATCCGGCGGAAGAAAGTGCTTCGGGCCGCCTACAAAGTCCCTGCCGTACGAAAGCTGATTCACCGCAAGGCCGGGAAGAAGCTGATGGAAACGTTTGGCGGATGCCTGACGACCTTCTGCATCGGGGGAGCGTCCCTGGCACCGGACGTTGAAGTATTCCTGAAGGAAGCGGGATTTCCCTATGCGATCGGCTATGGGCTGACAGAGACATCACCGCTGGCTGCCGGTACCGGCGCCTCAACCGTCAGGCTCCATGCCACAGGAAAGCCGCTGCCGGGTGTGGAAATCCGCATCGACCATGAAGGAAAGGCGGATGCGGATGAAGAAGAATCTGAACGGCAGGAACGTGCAGCCGGCGGAAAGAAACGAAAAAGTGAGAAAAAGTCCGGAAAGACGAAAAAAGGTCCGCTGGACGATGGCGAAATATTGATCAGGGGGCATGGTGTGATGCTGGGCTACTTCAACGATCCCGAACTCACTGCGGAAACCGTGGACAAGGACGGCTGGCTTCGCACAGGCGATCTGGGGGCATTTGACAAGGACGGATATCTCTACATCCGCGGCCGGCTCAAGAATATGATACTGGGGCCGAGCGGCGAAAACATCTACCCGGAAAGTATTGAATCGGTGCTGCACCGATCCGACTATGTCATGGAATCGCTGGTTTTCAAACAGGATGGCCGTCTTGTGGCACGGGTTTACCTGAACTACGAGAAGCTTGATGAAGAGTTTGCCGCAATGGGATGCAGCGAAGCTGAAGTCAGAGACGAGATACGGAAGCTGCTGGTCACCCTCCGGGATGAAGTTAACGCCAGTGTAGCTTCGTTTGCCCGGCTGGCCGAGGTAATCGAGCAGTCGGAGCCGTTCGAAAAGACTCCTACCCAAAAAATCAAACGGTACCTGTATGTAAACAAAGGGTAA
- the hemG gene encoding protoporphyrinogen oxidase: protein MTRIGIIGGGISGLTIAWLLKKRGYAVRVYESAETPGGAIRTTRDPDGWMAEWGPNTIIESSGRIKKLVAMLELENRRCYPGSLVKKRFLVRDGRLLAAPDSLKAFITSPLLGRSAKLSLLKEPFVARPKPETDRQQHPAEEELETWSRNKPAPATGSPGTSESVASTLEYRDESLAEFVRRRLNDEFLKWPIDALVGGIYAGDPEQLSVRHAFPRLSLLEEQHGSLILGLLKGGVRRPPGSDEIPRNKANIFSFDGGLQVLINALADRLGDNMLTGCTISRIGQAGDKWQIVPEKGSLPEEFDSLVYAGTAHGLSRIALPDSLRGVLQPLTGIPYPPVATLTLGFRRRDVRHPLDGFGMLIPGIEQFPILGTLFTSSLFPGRAPDEEHVTLTTYIGGMRQPELAEKSESEQISASLKSIDALLGLNGDPLFRHRVVWPKAIPQYHTGFGNHLDVMSHVERIHPGFYLAGNYRTGISVGDSINAAFDMAERITKETT from the coding sequence ATGACGCGTATTGGAATTATCGGCGGCGGCATCAGCGGCCTCACTATTGCCTGGCTTTTGAAAAAAAGGGGATATGCCGTCCGTGTGTATGAGTCTGCAGAGACCCCCGGCGGCGCCATTCGAACGACACGTGATCCGGACGGATGGATGGCCGAGTGGGGGCCGAATACCATTATTGAGTCATCCGGAAGGATAAAGAAGCTGGTCGCCATGCTGGAACTGGAGAACCGGCGCTGCTACCCCGGCTCTCTTGTTAAAAAACGGTTTCTGGTGCGTGATGGCCGTTTGCTGGCCGCCCCCGATTCTCTGAAAGCGTTTATCACCTCCCCGCTCCTTGGCCGGAGCGCCAAACTGTCCTTGTTGAAAGAACCGTTTGTGGCAAGGCCGAAACCGGAAACGGACCGGCAGCAGCATCCGGCGGAAGAGGAGCTCGAAACATGGAGCCGGAACAAGCCAGCGCCGGCGACCGGTTCTCCAGGTACTTCCGAATCGGTTGCTTCCACTTTGGAGTACCGGGATGAATCCCTCGCGGAGTTCGTCCGACGAAGGCTGAACGACGAGTTCCTGAAGTGGCCCATTGACGCGCTCGTAGGCGGGATTTATGCGGGTGACCCCGAGCAGCTATCCGTCCGTCACGCGTTTCCGAGATTATCACTGCTTGAAGAACAGCACGGCTCACTAATTCTTGGACTACTGAAAGGTGGTGTAAGGCGACCACCCGGTTCCGATGAGATTCCGCGTAATAAAGCCAATATCTTTTCATTTGACGGAGGACTGCAGGTACTCATCAACGCCCTCGCAGACCGACTTGGTGATAATATGCTGACCGGCTGCACTATCAGCAGAATTGGGCAGGCCGGCGATAAGTGGCAAATAGTGCCGGAGAAGGGCTCGCTGCCGGAAGAGTTCGACAGTCTGGTCTACGCAGGAACCGCGCATGGATTGTCACGCATTGCACTGCCTGATTCGTTGAGAGGAGTGTTGCAGCCTTTAACCGGCATACCCTATCCCCCGGTTGCCACATTGACCCTCGGATTTCGGCGCAGGGATGTACGGCATCCGCTGGATGGTTTTGGCATGCTGATACCGGGCATTGAGCAGTTCCCGATTTTGGGAACCCTGTTCACCTCATCCCTTTTTCCCGGGCGCGCGCCCGATGAAGAGCATGTCACACTCACCACCTACATAGGCGGCATGCGGCAACCGGAGCTGGCCGAAAAGTCCGAATCCGAGCAAATAAGCGCGTCATTAAAAAGTATTGACGCGCTTCTTGGCCTAAATGGCGACCCACTTTTCCGGCACCGGGTTGTATGGCCCAAAGCCATCCCGCAGTACCATACCGGGTTCGGCAATCATCTTGATGTCATGTCGCATGTGGAACGGATCCATCCGGGTTTTTATCTGGCGGGCAATTACCGTACCGGTATCTCCGTCGGCGATTCCATCAACGCGGCTTTCGATATGGCAGAACGAATAACCAAAGAAACCACTTAA
- a CDS encoding NAD-dependent epimerase/dehydratase family protein, whose translation MTYQRISILGCGWLGLPLACKLIENGDFVRGSTTTKEKIPLLEEAGIEPFYLRLDPHISGDDVTSFFDVDTVVLNITPPRVTDRTTYMLRQGEELISYLNSSPVKRLVMVSSTSVYGSKGQDADESDPHPPDTPNGIGLAAMEQQLMEGLQASVTVIRMAGLIGPGRHPGRFLAGRDVEGNGEEPVNLIHQDDAIGTVISVINKTGISGTYNACGREHPSRKELYEKASLILGFEPPRFTGNTPKAWKRVISEKLREHTEYRYVFDNPLDALNHMQ comes from the coding sequence ATGACATATCAACGTATCAGTATTCTGGGTTGCGGATGGCTTGGCCTGCCCCTTGCGTGTAAACTCATTGAAAACGGAGACTTTGTCCGGGGCAGCACCACAACCAAGGAGAAAATTCCCCTGCTTGAAGAAGCTGGAATTGAACCCTTTTATCTGCGTCTGGATCCGCATATCAGCGGTGATGACGTCACCTCGTTTTTCGATGTGGACACGGTGGTTCTCAACATCACACCTCCCCGTGTCACAGACCGGACCACCTACATGCTCCGGCAAGGTGAAGAGCTGATTTCATATCTGAATTCATCACCGGTCAAACGCCTGGTGATGGTCAGTTCCACCAGTGTCTACGGTTCAAAAGGACAGGATGCCGACGAGTCGGATCCACACCCGCCCGACACACCCAACGGCATCGGCCTCGCCGCCATGGAGCAGCAACTGATGGAGGGACTTCAAGCTTCGGTAACAGTCATACGCATGGCCGGACTCATCGGACCCGGACGCCATCCCGGCCGTTTTCTCGCCGGGCGGGACGTCGAGGGAAACGGAGAGGAACCCGTTAACCTGATACACCAGGATGATGCTATCGGCACCGTAATATCGGTAATAAACAAAACCGGTATATCGGGAACCTATAACGCTTGCGGCCGAGAACACCCTTCTCGCAAAGAGTTGTATGAAAAAGCCTCTCTAATTCTGGGGTTTGAGCCACCTCGATTTACAGGAAACACGCCCAAAGCCTGGAAACGAGTTATCAGTGAAAAGCTTAGAGAACACACGGAATATCGGTATGTCTTTGACAATCCACTGGACGCTCTTAATCACATGCAATGA
- a CDS encoding MFS transporter, with the protein MKKGSLATVFLVVLIDLIGFGLVLPLLPFYAREFAASAVVIGLLYSIYSVAQLVFSPIWGSWSDRIGRRPIMLLSTGGAVIAYIMFGFAGSLFVLFLSRLVAGVMGGNIATAQAYIADVTSEEDRAKGMGLIGAAFGIGFVLGPALASGLIHPGFQEWVASVGFAGIAEWMELRRFGLPGFFAAFLSFCSFLLVLFFLPETVDTSKSTDNREQVSVSRPSVFLPGFWRKLAAEQKSTGGPVMLLLGAMFLLSFGQASLYSAFPLFAEAILEMTPEQVGMQFFYIGLIAVIVQGGLIRPLSRWFSETGLFFTGNILMTIGFGAIAFSQSMSMLTVFLGIMALGHSLNLPTINSLISKEAGTKSYGAMMGISQGLSGLGRAIGPTWGGLLYGVMVYLPFYATALVLSATVLIGWKLYRRRS; encoded by the coding sequence TTGAAAAAGGGCTCTCTTGCCACGGTTTTTCTGGTTGTACTGATCGATCTGATCGGTTTCGGCCTTGTGTTGCCGCTGCTTCCGTTTTATGCGAGAGAATTTGCGGCAAGCGCCGTGGTTATCGGTCTCCTTTACAGCATTTACTCCGTCGCACAGTTGGTATTTTCACCGATTTGGGGCAGCTGGTCAGACCGCATCGGACGACGCCCCATCATGCTGCTCAGTACCGGAGGCGCCGTGATCGCCTATATCATGTTTGGATTTGCCGGTTCCCTGTTTGTGCTGTTTTTATCGCGTCTGGTTGCCGGTGTGATGGGTGGAAATATCGCGACCGCCCAGGCCTATATCGCAGACGTGACTTCCGAGGAGGATCGTGCCAAAGGCATGGGACTGATCGGTGCTGCCTTCGGAATCGGTTTTGTACTCGGACCGGCACTGGCATCGGGACTGATTCATCCCGGCTTTCAGGAATGGGTGGCTTCCGTTGGGTTTGCCGGAATTGCCGAATGGATGGAGCTCAGGCGTTTCGGGCTGCCCGGCTTTTTTGCCGCCTTCCTCTCTTTCTGCAGTTTCCTGCTGGTGTTATTTTTTCTGCCGGAAACCGTTGATACATCCAAATCCACCGATAACAGGGAACAGGTCAGTGTCTCCAGGCCCAGTGTGTTTCTGCCAGGATTCTGGCGTAAACTGGCCGCAGAACAGAAATCGACCGGCGGTCCCGTAATGCTTCTGCTGGGAGCGATGTTTCTTCTGTCATTCGGACAGGCCAGCCTGTACAGCGCATTTCCGCTGTTTGCCGAGGCGATACTGGAAATGACCCCGGAACAGGTTGGAATGCAGTTCTTCTATATCGGCTTAATCGCTGTGATTGTTCAGGGTGGACTCATTCGGCCACTGAGCCGGTGGTTTTCAGAAACCGGACTCTTTTTCACCGGCAATATCCTCATGACCATCGGATTTGGCGCCATCGCATTTTCACAGTCGATGTCGATGCTTACCGTGTTTCTGGGTATCATGGCACTGGGCCACAGCCTGAATCTTCCCACCATCAACAGCCTGATATCCAAAGAGGCGGGCACTAAAAGCTATGGTGCCATGATGGGGATTTCACAAGGGCTATCCGGCCTGGGCCGCGCCATAGGTCCAACCTGGGGCGGTTTGCTATATGGAGTGATGGTCTATCTTCCCTTTTATGCTACAGCACTGGTGCTCAGCGCTACCGTTTTGATCGGATGGAAACTGTACCGCCGCAGATCGTAA
- the hemL gene encoding glutamate-1-semialdehyde 2,1-aminomutase, whose translation MSYPKSQLLFEEAKKRIPGGVNSPARAFKGVGGTPLFFTRAQGARLFDEDGNEFIDYVGSWGPMILGHAFPAVVQAVQRTAEGSTSFGAPTALENSMAERVCVMVPGLDKIRMTNSGTEACMSAVRVARGYTGRDKIIKFEGCYHGHGDSFLIKAGSGALTLGQPSSPGVTAGTAADTLTADYNDLESVTRLLDENSNEVAAVILEPVAGNMGCVPPAEDFLEGLRTLCDKHGTLLIFDEVMCGFRIAKGGAVERYGVQPDLVTYGKVIGAGMPVGAFGGSAEVMSVVAPDGPVYQAGTLSGNPVAMSAGLALLTHLDENPSIYDDLERQSAHLEDGLKEVFDAHGIKVVNQRVGSMLGFFFCDGPVKSFSDVSRTDTQLFSRFFHGMLREGVYLPPSAFESWFVSHCHDEAVIRKTVAAADRVIGRLVSGQGGSDH comes from the coding sequence ATGAGCTATCCCAAAAGTCAGCTACTGTTCGAAGAGGCTAAAAAACGAATTCCCGGAGGCGTCAACTCTCCGGCCAGGGCGTTCAAGGGTGTCGGCGGAACGCCGCTCTTTTTTACCAGGGCCCAAGGCGCCCGGCTGTTTGATGAAGACGGAAATGAGTTTATCGACTATGTCGGTTCCTGGGGACCCATGATTCTCGGCCATGCATTCCCGGCCGTTGTTCAGGCTGTGCAGAGAACAGCGGAGGGATCCACCTCTTTCGGCGCACCAACCGCACTGGAAAACAGCATGGCTGAACGCGTGTGTGTGATGGTGCCGGGGCTCGACAAGATTCGCATGACCAACTCCGGTACCGAAGCCTGCATGAGCGCAGTTCGTGTCGCACGCGGCTATACCGGGCGCGACAAGATCATAAAGTTTGAGGGGTGCTACCACGGGCACGGCGATTCATTTCTGATTAAAGCGGGTAGCGGCGCGCTCACCCTCGGACAGCCCAGCAGCCCCGGAGTAACCGCCGGTACAGCCGCGGATACCCTCACCGCCGATTATAACGACCTGGAAAGCGTAACCCGCCTGCTTGATGAGAACAGCAACGAAGTTGCAGCAGTGATCCTTGAACCGGTGGCCGGTAATATGGGGTGCGTGCCTCCCGCAGAGGACTTTTTGGAAGGTCTGCGCACACTATGTGACAAGCATGGCACTCTGTTGATTTTTGATGAGGTAATGTGCGGTTTCCGGATCGCAAAGGGGGGAGCGGTCGAAAGGTATGGCGTTCAGCCTGATTTGGTTACTTACGGAAAAGTTATCGGTGCCGGAATGCCTGTAGGGGCATTTGGCGGAAGCGCGGAAGTGATGTCGGTGGTGGCACCCGACGGACCGGTTTACCAGGCCGGAACGCTCTCCGGAAATCCTGTGGCAATGAGTGCCGGGCTCGCGCTGCTTACCCACCTGGATGAAAATCCCTCGATTTATGATGATCTCGAGCGGCAATCGGCACATCTTGAAGACGGACTGAAGGAGGTTTTTGACGCGCACGGCATCAAGGTTGTGAACCAGCGGGTGGGCTCCATGCTGGGCTTTTTCTTTTGTGATGGTCCCGTAAAAAGCTTTTCTGACGTCAGCCGTACAGATACACAACTCTTCAGCCGCTTTTTCCATGGTATGCTGCGGGAAGGTGTCTATCTGCCGCCGTCCGCATTCGAATCATGGTTTGTGTCTCACTGCCACGATGAGGCTGTCATCCGGAAAACCGTTGCGGCCGCCGATCGTGTGATCGGCCGTTTGGTGTCCGGGCAGGGGGGATCGGATCATTGA
- a CDS encoding copper-binding protein: MDLQGESISVVHETIPDVMNAMRMSLRIDDESVADGLESGDIILFRMVQTDRGWYIRDIEPLPEDTELDLPPELH, translated from the coding sequence ATGGACCTTCAAGGCGAGTCTATATCCGTCGTTCACGAAACCATACCCGATGTGATGAATGCCATGAGAATGAGTCTGCGAATCGATGACGAGTCGGTTGCTGACGGGCTGGAATCCGGCGATATCATTCTATTCAGGATGGTGCAGACTGACCGTGGCTGGTACATCCGTGACATTGAGCCGTTACCGGAGGATACCGAACTGGATCTTCCTCCGGAGCTCCATTAG
- a CDS encoding RNA-binding protein, which produces MTTIYVGNLSFKTSEDQLLELFTEYGDVSSAKIITDRETGRSRGFGFVDMGDQGEANEAIEDLHESEFMDRVLVVNQARAKKENGFGGQRGGRY; this is translated from the coding sequence ATGACCACGATTTATGTTGGCAATCTCAGCTTTAAAACAAGTGAAGACCAGCTTTTAGAACTTTTCACCGAATACGGTGATGTCTCCTCGGCAAAAATTATCACCGACCGCGAAACCGGCCGTTCCCGCGGATTCGGTTTTGTAGATATGGGTGATCAGGGCGAAGCAAATGAAGCTATCGAAGATCTGCATGAATCCGAATTTATGGATCGCGTGCTTGTTGTAAACCAGGCTCGTGCAAAAAAAGAGAACGGATTCGGCGGCCAGCGTGGCGGCAGATATTGA